ATGAATTTAAGTTTTGACATTATTTACAAAGTTCCTTTTCTCATATAAAAGCAAAGGGGATAACTCAAATTAAATGAGTTAGCCCCTATTATCATAACTATTCACCTTTATTAAACTAATGATGGTCCGCTGCATGGTGGTCAGTTGCTGAATGACCTTGGGTCGGATGAAAATTTTTACTCGCCTCAAAAAGTTTCTTCTTGGGCGTACTGCTTGTTGCTGTCACAGTAGGAGTACCAGAGGTATGGTGTTCTGCAGCATGATGATCAGTTGTTGAGTGGACATTGGTCGGATGAAAGTTTTTGCTCTCCTCAAGCATCTTCTTCTTGGGTGCATTTTTTGCTACAGAAGGAGAATCAGGGGTATGGTGTTCTGCAGCATGGTGATCAGTTGTTGAATGGACATTGGTCGGATAAAAACCTTTGCTCTCCTCAAAAAATTTTTTCTTGGCTCTGTTTTTATTCTCATCATTAGCAGAGGTGCGATCATACATCTGCGAAGTTAAAGGTTTTGATGTTCCTGTTGCCGCAGATATTATTAGCCCTAATATTATAGGGGCTGCACCTATTGCCATTTTTGAGGCATAACCAGAAACTGCTGATTCTGTTAATCCTACTGAAACACCAGCAGAATTAAATGCTTCTGCTATTTCTTTTGGCGTACCAACAAAGTATCCCCCCCCAAGTTGTTGAGGAACAAGAACACCAATCTGTTCTTTAGATAGATTTTCTGGCAGTTCTTGGTAGAAAACAATATTTGGTTGCTCATTTAAAAGTTTCAATTGTCCTTCAGTAATACTATAGGGTTTGATACTTCTAACTTTTGTAGGTGCCAGTTTTCCTGCTGAATGCAGGTTTACAGGTACTGTTGAAATAAGTAGCCCTACAATCATAGTAAAACTCAAAATTCTTTTCATTGTGCCCCCTTTATGAATTTATAGTTTGATACTACTATTTTACATATACTTTTAATTCTGTCAAGCATAATATATTTAAACCATTGTTTTGCTTATCTGCCTTGCATATTGAAAATACTTTTTATTGTTTTAATCACAATTATTAAGTCACTTAAAAAAGAAGATTTTTTTAGATAAATTAAGTCGTAGTAAAGTTTAATTTTGTTGTCTTGCATATTAGATGCATACTTATGGTTTACCTGTGCCCAACCAGTAATACCGGGTTTTAAAATAAACCTTGAATTGTATAAAGGAATTTGTTTTTCAAGTAGATTAACAAAATACTCTCTTTCAGGTCTTGGTCCCACTATACTCATTTCACCTTTAAGAACATTTATAAATTGTGGCCACTCGTCTATTCTCGTTTTCCTCAAAAATAGACCTATGTTAGTTATTCTTGTGTCATTTTCCTCTGCCCATAAAGGTTTGTCTGTTTCTGCTTCTGATACCATTGTTCTAAATTTAATAATATGAAATTTCTTTTTATTTTTTCCCAATCTTTCTTGTAAATAAAAAACAGAACCTTTGGACGTAAGTTTTATTAGAAGAGGAATAATAATGTAGAGAGGCAAAGAAACTAATATGCCGATTATTGAACCAAAAATATCAACCCCTCTTTTTAGAGAGGAGTTATAATAATCTTCTGATTTTTTTCTCATAATTTAACTCTATTATCTTTATTAAAGAACCAATCAATTATAACATATTGCAGTTATGTGGCAATACTGATATAATATGAAGATGACAAAAAAGTATGTGGTGTTATTTACTCTCTCTGGGACTACGACGCATACACCTTCCCCTTTTTGCCTTCTACCCTTTGGGAGAAGGAGCAAGGATAAGGGGTTTATCCCGACAGTTTTTCTGAGGGAGGCTGTTTGCTTTATGCTTTTGTTTTTATACGTTACCCCCCATTCCGTCTTTGCGAGTTTAAGGACATAAAAGAGAAGAACAATAGTGAGGTTATTCATTAAATTGGCAGAATATTATAAACAGTAAGGAGGAAAAATGGCAGATAAAGAGAATACAATAGATATAAACTCAATCTATGTTCCCTCAGAAAATATTGTTTCAAGAGAAATTGAAGACACAATCGTTATTATTCCTTTAACCTCAGGTGTGGGAGATATGGAAGATGAACTTTACACTTTAAATGAAACGGGGAAAGCTATCTGGAAAAAACTTGATGGCAATAGAAATATCAAAGCCCTTGCGAAAGAACTATCTTCCACTTTTGAGGCACCAATTGAGACTATTGAAGAGGATATTGTGGGATTATTACAAGAACTTATGAATAGAAATATGGTCGTTGAAAAAAAGTAGTGGTTAATCTTTTCCAATGGAATATAAGAAAAAGCCTGCCCTCTACCATAAAAAACAATCTGAAATTCTGCTCTCCTCAGAACTCTTTCTTTCTATAGCCCAAGACGTCTTGAATAAAGGCTTGCCTTTCAGATTTAGAGCCACTGGGTTTAGTATGTTACCATTCATAAAAAACAGTGATGTAATAACAATTTTACCTGTAAAAAATTGTACAATTTTTATTGGAGATGTTGTAATTGTTGCAGACCAATACAACAAAAAGGTAGTAGTCCATAGAGTTGTAAATAGAAGTAAAGATTCTTATCTAATTAAAGGAGATAACTGTTTTAAATTTGATGGGTTTGCCTCTCTTAATGAGATATTAGGAAAAGTAGTAAAAATCGAAAGAAAAGGAAAAATTACACGTCTTGGTATTGGAGGTGAAAAGAGAGTGATTGCTTTCTTATCAAGAAATCGAGTATGTATATACTTATCCTTCCTTTGCAGAAAGGCACTTATTTTTATAAAAAACGACTTGTTTAAAAAACCATCTCTGTAGCTCTTCCCAGAATATGGTGGTGCCCCTCTTTAAAATATTTTAGCA
The bacterium genome window above contains:
- a CDS encoding PqqD family protein, encoding MADKENTIDINSIYVPSENIVSREIEDTIVIIPLTSGVGDMEDELYTLNETGKAIWKKLDGNRNIKALAKELSSTFEAPIETIEEDIVGLLQELMNRNMVVEKK
- a CDS encoding S26 family signal peptidase translates to MEYKKKPALYHKKQSEILLSSELFLSIAQDVLNKGLPFRFRATGFSMLPFIKNSDVITILPVKNCTIFIGDVVIVADQYNKKVVVHRVVNRSKDSYLIKGDNCFKFDGFASLNEILGKVVKIERKGKITRLGIGGEKRVIAFLSRNRVCIYLSFLCRKALIFIKNDLFKKPSL
- a CDS encoding sugar transferase yields the protein MRKKSEDYYNSSLKRGVDIFGSIIGILVSLPLYIIIPLLIKLTSKGSVFYLQERLGKNKKKFHIIKFRTMVSEAETDKPLWAEENDTRITNIGLFLRKTRIDEWPQFINVLKGEMSIVGPRPEREYFVNLLEKQIPLYNSRFILKPGITGWAQVNHKYASNMQDNKIKLYYDLIYLKKSSFLSDLIIVIKTIKSIFNMQGR